Proteins from one Apis cerana isolate GH-2021 linkage group LG11, AcerK_1.0, whole genome shotgun sequence genomic window:
- the LOC107994431 gene encoding NPC intracellular cholesterol transporter 1 isoform X4: MSRLNIIFFLLGIWTLINTVSTAEDGHCIWYGECYTDKFNMHKKNCPYTGPPKLLDNDGQKLLAKNCPHLMIDSGNGINTCCDKNQLQTMDTNIKLASNFLSRCPSCLDNLVKHFCEFTCSTQQSKFINVTEIQKENEVEYINGINIYITDKYIEGTFNSCSKVSVPSTGQLAMDLMCGIWGASRCTAWKWFHYMGDAANNGYVPFQITYINTDEPIDSFIPVDPKVTPCNKALNKNTPACSCVDCEASCPVPPPVPPLPRPSTIFGYDSYAVIMLITFICGSTLFILSIVCFSNRKQIVARGEEVGRQVGRRLAAGLHHPGDGARIALAADQEDSPLQSKRSSVISADDLPSGFDDEEQSTFIERLGAGTDKLLAEFFCRWGTACASRPWFVLFLGFLFIIGLGHGIKYIHVTTDPVELWAAPQSRSRVEKEYFDQHFEPFYRTEQIIITSVGLPNIVHNTSNGQITFGPVFNATFLKTVYKLQEEIKQIITPNNYTLANICFAPLTSPFTGPPTASQCVIQSIWGYWQDSIETFDFSTTDDDNFTVNYLDHFIVCSQNAYNPECLAPYGGPIEPAVAVGGFLSPGQDLHNPSYEKATAVILTILVNNYHNKSKLHPAMEWEKSYIEFMKNWTTTKKPEFMDIAFTSERSIEDELNRESQSDVLTILVSYIIMFAYIAISLGQIKNCSRLLIDSKITLGLGGVLLVLASVVCSVGLFGFIGIPATLIIIEVIPFLVLAVGVDNIFILVQTHQRESRRPNESIPEHIGRILGQVGPSMLLTSVSESCCFFLGGLSDMPAVKAFALYAGMALLVDFVLQVTCFVSLLALDTIRQANNKLDVCCFIHGSKKDNGEEVVNGILYKLFKIVYVPLLLKKWVRAFVMIVFFGWICSSIAVVPHIEIGLDQELSMPEDSFVLKYFKFLNSYLSIGPPMYFVVKEGLNYSDKRAQNLVCGGQYCNSDSVSTQIFIASKQSNRTYIAKPASSWLDDYIDWSQLSTCCKYFMSNHSFCPHTGSAKYCSLCNITRNEIGRPIPTDFDRYVSFFLQDNPDDTCAKAGHAAYGHGVNYVTDPMTGLSKVGASYFMAYHTILKTSADYYESMRAARAVSANITNMIDNYLKSIDDNSTVEVFPYSIFYVFYEQYLTMWPDTLYSIGISLIAIFAVTFFLMGLDIFSSVVVVITITMIVVNIGGLMYWWHITLNAVSLVNLVMAVGIAVEFCSHLVHSFSVSVKTTRVERVADALTNMGSSIFSGITLTKFGGIIVLGFAKSQIFKVFYFRMYLGIVLFGAAHGLIFLPVLLSYIGTPMNREKLANHKRAIQGNLDNVQETSLNHGA, translated from the exons ATGTCACGTCtaaacataatattctttctGCTGGGTATCTGGACTCTCATTAATACA GTATCTACTGCAGAAGATGGTCATTGCATTTGGTATGGAGAATGTTACACAGATAAGTTcaatatgcataaaaaaaattgtccatATACTGGACCACCCAAATTATTGGATAATGATGGACAAAAATTATTAGCTAAAAATTGTCCTCATTTAATGATTGATTCTGGAAATGGAATTAATACTTGTTgtgataaaaatcaattacaaacaatggatacaaatattaagctggcatctaattttttatccaGATGCCCTAGTTGTTTGGATAATTTAGTAAAACATTTTTGTGAATTTACTTGTAGCACGCAACAaagcaaatttattaatgttactgAAATACAGAAAGAAAAtg aagtagAATATATcaatggaataaatatttatataacagacAAATATATTGAAGGTACATTTAATTCTTGTAGTAAAGTATCAGTACCTAGTACTGGACAATTAGCAATGGATTTAATGTGTGGAATATGGGGAGCTAGTAGATGTACTGCATGGAAATGGTTTCATTATATGGGCGATGCAGCAAATAATGGATATGTACCAtttcaaattacatatataaatactgaTGAACCAATAGATTCATTTATTCCTGTAGATCCTAAAGTCACACCTTGTAACAAGGCATTAaat aaaaatactcCAGCATGCAGTTGTGTAGACTGCGAAGCCAGTTGTCCAGTGCCTCCACCAGTTCCTCCTTTACCAAGACCCTCTACTATTTTTGGTTATGATAGTTATGCTGTGATAATGCTCATTACTTTTATTTGTGGTTCAACTCTCTTCATCTTGTCAATAGTGTGCTTCAGTAATAGGAAACAAATTG TTGCACGAGGTGAGGAAGTAGGAAGGCAGGTGGGTAGACGCCTAGCCGCAGGGTTACATCACCCAGGAGATGGTGCGCGTATTGCTCTCGCCGCTGACCAAGAAGACAGCCCACTTCAATCTAAGCGTTCCA gtGTGATATCTGCAGATGATTTGCCGAGTGGTTTCGACGATGAAGAACAATCAACTTTTATCGAAAGATTAGGTGCAGGCACAGATAAATTATTAGCGGAATTTTTTTGTCGATGGGGTACAG ctTGCGCGTCACGGCCATGGTTTGTCCTTTTTCTtggttttctatttattattggtTTGGGacatggaataaaatatatacatgttacTACTGATCCAGTTGAATTATGGGCTGCTCCACAATCTCGGTCACgagttgaaaaagaatattttgatcaaCATTTTGAACCATTTTATAGAACTgagcaaattattataacatcagTTGGTTTGCCAAAT ATTGTACATAATACATCTAATGGTCAAATTACATTTGGTCCAGTATTTAACGCTACTTTCCTTAAAactgtttataaattacaagaagaaataaaacaaataataactccgaataattatactttagCAAACATATGTTTTGCTCCACTAACCAGTCCATTCACTGGACCACCAACAGCATCACAATGCGTTATTCAAAGCATTTGGGGATATTGGCAAGATAGTATAGaaacttttgatttttctaccacagatgatgataattttactgtaaattatttagatcATTTCATCGTTTGCTCACA aaatgcATATAATCCTGAATGTCTTGCACCTTATGGCGGTCCTATAGAACCAGCAGTTGCAGTTGGTGGATTTTTATCACCAGGTCAAGATCTTCATAATCCTTCATATGAAAAAGCCACAGCAGTAATTTTAACCATACTAgtgaataattatcataataaatctaaattacaTCCGGCAATGGAATGGGAAAAAag ttatattgaatttatgaaaaattggaCAACGACGAAAAAACCAGAATTTATGGATATTGCCTTTACTTCAGAACGATCGATAGAAGATGAATTAAATCGTGAATCTCAGTCAGATGTTTTAACTATTCttgtatcatatattattatgtttgcaTATATTGCGATTTCTCTTGGTCAAATTAAAAACTGCAGTCGACTTTtg atCGATTCTAAAATTACTCTCGGTCTTGGTGGTGTACTTCTAGTATTGGCTTCTGTTGTATGTTCTGTTGGTTTGTTTGGTTTCATTGGCATTCCTGCAacacttattattattgaagtcATACCATTTCTTGTCCTTGCTGTTGGAGtggacaatatttttattctagttCAAACACATCAAAGAGAAAGTCGTCGTCCCAATGAATCAATACCTGAACATATTGGTCGTATTCTCGGTCAAGTGGGACCAAGCATGTTACTTACCAGTGTATCAGAAAGTTGTTGTTTCTTCCttg gcGGATTATCTGACATGCCTGCTGTTAAAGCTTTTGCTCTGTATGCCGGTATGGCATTATTAGTAGATTTTGTGCTGCAAGTAACATGTTTTGTTAGCTTATTAGCATTAGATACTATTCGTCAAGCa aacaaTAAACTTGATGTATGCTGTTTTATACATGGTTCAAAAAAAGACAATGGGGAAGAAGTAGTAAATGGTATTTTGTacaaacttttcaaaattgtGTATGTcccattattattgaaaaaatgggTACGAGCATTCGTTATGATAGTATTCTTTGGTTGGATTTGTTCGAGTATTGCCGTTGTCCCACATATCGAAATTGGTCTAGACCAAGAACTTTCTATGCCCGAAGATAGctttgttttgaaatatttcaaa tttttaaatagttatttatcTATTGGACCACCAATGTATTTTGTTGTAAAAGAAGGTTTGAATTATTCCGATAAAAGAGCACAAAATCTTGTATGTGGTGGTCAATATTGTAACAGTGATTCAGTATCTACtcaaatatttatagcatCAAAACAATCAAATAG aacatATATAGCAAAACCTGCATCATCGTGGTTAGATGATTATATCGATTGGTCTCAATTATCAACttgttgtaaatattttatgtcaaATCATTCTTTCTGTCCACATACAG gatCTGCCAAATATTGttctttatgtaatattaccAGAAATGAAATTGGTCGGCCTATACCAACAGATTTTGACCGTTACGTATCATTCTTCTTACAAGACAATCCTGATGATACATGTGCTAAAGCAGGTCATGCTGCTTATGGTCATGGTGTTAATTATGTTACCGATCCTATGACAGGCCTATCGAAAGTCGGAGCTTCTTATTTTATGGCTTATCatactatattaaaaacatctgCCGATTATTATGAATCGATGAGAGCTGCTAGAGCTGTATCGGCAAATATTACAAACatgattgataattatttaaaaagtatcgaTGATAATTCAACGGTTGAAGTGTTTCCATATAGTATATTCTATGTTTTTTATGAGCAGTACTTAACAATGTGGCCTGATACGTTATACAGCATAGGAATATCTTTAATTGCTATTTTCGCAgtaactttctttttaatgggtttagatatattttcctCTGTTGTTGTTGTAATAACTATTACTATGATTGTCGTCAATATCGGCGGTTTAATGTATTGGTGGCATATAACATTAAATGCAGTATCTCTTGTTAATCTCGTTATG gctGTTGGAATTGCTGTAGAATTTTGTAGTCATTTAGTACATTCTTTCTCAGTATCGGTAAAAACAACAAGAGTTGAAAGAGTTGCTGATGCATTAACGAATATGGGAAGCTCAATTTTTAGCGGTATAACTCTTACCAAATTTGGTGGAATTATAGTACTCGGTTTCGCTAAAAGTCAAATTTTTAAg GTATTTTACTTCAGAATGTATCTGGGTATTGTGCTATTTGGAGCTGCACATgggttaatatttttaccagtattattaagttacattg GCACACCAATGAACAGAGAAAAGTTGGCAAATCACAAGAGAGCAATACAAGGAAATCTGGACAACGTACAGGAGACTTCCTTGAATCATGGC GCGTGA
- the LOC107994431 gene encoding NPC intracellular cholesterol transporter 1 isoform X5, which translates to MSRLNIIFFLLGIWTLINTVSTAEDGHCIWYGECYTDKFNMHKKNCPYTGPPKLLDNDGQKLLAKNCPHLMIDSGNGINTCCDKNQLQTMDTNIKLASNFLSRCPSCLDNLVKHFCEFTCSTQQSKFINVTEIQKENEVEYINGINIYITDKYIEGTFNSCSKVSVPSTGQLAMDLMCGIWGASRCTAWKWFHYMGDAANNGYVPFQITYINTDEPIDSFIPVDPKVTPCNKALNKNTPACSCVDCEASCPVPPPVPPLPRPSTIFGYDSYAVIMLITFICGSTLFILSIVCFSNRKQIGVISADDLPSGFDDEEQSTFIERLGAGTDKLLAEFFCRWGTACASRPWFVLFLGFLFIIGLGHGIKYIHVTTDPVELWAAPQSRSRVEKEYFDQHFEPFYRTEQIIITSVGLPNIVHNTSNGQITFGPVFNATFLKTVYKLQEEIKQIITPNNYTLANICFAPLTSPFTGPPTASQCVIQSIWGYWQDSIETFDFSTTDDDNFTVNYLDHFIVCSQNAYNPECLAPYGGPIEPAVAVGGFLSPGQDLHNPSYEKATAVILTILVNNYHNKSKLHPAMEWEKSYIEFMKNWTTTKKPEFMDIAFTSERSIEDELNRESQSDVLTILVSYIIMFAYIAISLGQIKNCSRLLIDSKITLGLGGVLLVLASVVCSVGLFGFIGIPATLIIIEVIPFLVLAVGVDNIFILVQTHQRESRRPNESIPEHIGRILGQVGPSMLLTSVSESCCFFLGGLSDMPAVKAFALYAGMALLVDFVLQVTCFVSLLALDTIRQANNKLDVCCFIHGSKKDNGEEVVNGILYKLFKIVYVPLLLKKWVRAFVMIVFFGWICSSIAVVPHIEIGLDQELSMPEDSFVLKYFKFLNSYLSIGPPMYFVVKEGLNYSDKRAQNLVCGGQYCNSDSVSTQIFIASKQSNRTYIAKPASSWLDDYIDWSQLSTCCKYFMSNHSFCPHTGSAKYCSLCNITRNEIGRPIPTDFDRYVSFFLQDNPDDTCAKAGHAAYGHGVNYVTDPMTGLSKVGASYFMAYHTILKTSADYYESMRAARAVSANITNMIDNYLKSIDDNSTVEVFPYSIFYVFYEQYLTMWPDTLYSIGISLIAIFAVTFFLMGLDIFSSVVVVITITMIVVNIGGLMYWWHITLNAVSLVNLVMAVGIAVEFCSHLVHSFSVSVKTTRVERVADALTNMGSSIFSGITLTKFGGIIVLGFAKSQIFKVFYFRMYLGIVLFGAAHGLIFLPVLLSYIGVMSRRRRRRTNEYASRARNKRKSQKCGPDSPLLQNDNNQYPTTSYASVNSIDSTHYQITF; encoded by the exons ATGTCACGTCtaaacataatattctttctGCTGGGTATCTGGACTCTCATTAATACA GTATCTACTGCAGAAGATGGTCATTGCATTTGGTATGGAGAATGTTACACAGATAAGTTcaatatgcataaaaaaaattgtccatATACTGGACCACCCAAATTATTGGATAATGATGGACAAAAATTATTAGCTAAAAATTGTCCTCATTTAATGATTGATTCTGGAAATGGAATTAATACTTGTTgtgataaaaatcaattacaaacaatggatacaaatattaagctggcatctaattttttatccaGATGCCCTAGTTGTTTGGATAATTTAGTAAAACATTTTTGTGAATTTACTTGTAGCACGCAACAaagcaaatttattaatgttactgAAATACAGAAAGAAAAtg aagtagAATATATcaatggaataaatatttatataacagacAAATATATTGAAGGTACATTTAATTCTTGTAGTAAAGTATCAGTACCTAGTACTGGACAATTAGCAATGGATTTAATGTGTGGAATATGGGGAGCTAGTAGATGTACTGCATGGAAATGGTTTCATTATATGGGCGATGCAGCAAATAATGGATATGTACCAtttcaaattacatatataaatactgaTGAACCAATAGATTCATTTATTCCTGTAGATCCTAAAGTCACACCTTGTAACAAGGCATTAaat aaaaatactcCAGCATGCAGTTGTGTAGACTGCGAAGCCAGTTGTCCAGTGCCTCCACCAGTTCCTCCTTTACCAAGACCCTCTACTATTTTTGGTTATGATAGTTATGCTGTGATAATGCTCATTACTTTTATTTGTGGTTCAACTCTCTTCATCTTGTCAATAGTGTGCTTCAGTAATAGGAAACAAATTG gtGTGATATCTGCAGATGATTTGCCGAGTGGTTTCGACGATGAAGAACAATCAACTTTTATCGAAAGATTAGGTGCAGGCACAGATAAATTATTAGCGGAATTTTTTTGTCGATGGGGTACAG ctTGCGCGTCACGGCCATGGTTTGTCCTTTTTCTtggttttctatttattattggtTTGGGacatggaataaaatatatacatgttacTACTGATCCAGTTGAATTATGGGCTGCTCCACAATCTCGGTCACgagttgaaaaagaatattttgatcaaCATTTTGAACCATTTTATAGAACTgagcaaattattataacatcagTTGGTTTGCCAAAT ATTGTACATAATACATCTAATGGTCAAATTACATTTGGTCCAGTATTTAACGCTACTTTCCTTAAAactgtttataaattacaagaagaaataaaacaaataataactccgaataattatactttagCAAACATATGTTTTGCTCCACTAACCAGTCCATTCACTGGACCACCAACAGCATCACAATGCGTTATTCAAAGCATTTGGGGATATTGGCAAGATAGTATAGaaacttttgatttttctaccacagatgatgataattttactgtaaattatttagatcATTTCATCGTTTGCTCACA aaatgcATATAATCCTGAATGTCTTGCACCTTATGGCGGTCCTATAGAACCAGCAGTTGCAGTTGGTGGATTTTTATCACCAGGTCAAGATCTTCATAATCCTTCATATGAAAAAGCCACAGCAGTAATTTTAACCATACTAgtgaataattatcataataaatctaaattacaTCCGGCAATGGAATGGGAAAAAag ttatattgaatttatgaaaaattggaCAACGACGAAAAAACCAGAATTTATGGATATTGCCTTTACTTCAGAACGATCGATAGAAGATGAATTAAATCGTGAATCTCAGTCAGATGTTTTAACTATTCttgtatcatatattattatgtttgcaTATATTGCGATTTCTCTTGGTCAAATTAAAAACTGCAGTCGACTTTtg atCGATTCTAAAATTACTCTCGGTCTTGGTGGTGTACTTCTAGTATTGGCTTCTGTTGTATGTTCTGTTGGTTTGTTTGGTTTCATTGGCATTCCTGCAacacttattattattgaagtcATACCATTTCTTGTCCTTGCTGTTGGAGtggacaatatttttattctagttCAAACACATCAAAGAGAAAGTCGTCGTCCCAATGAATCAATACCTGAACATATTGGTCGTATTCTCGGTCAAGTGGGACCAAGCATGTTACTTACCAGTGTATCAGAAAGTTGTTGTTTCTTCCttg gcGGATTATCTGACATGCCTGCTGTTAAAGCTTTTGCTCTGTATGCCGGTATGGCATTATTAGTAGATTTTGTGCTGCAAGTAACATGTTTTGTTAGCTTATTAGCATTAGATACTATTCGTCAAGCa aacaaTAAACTTGATGTATGCTGTTTTATACATGGTTCAAAAAAAGACAATGGGGAAGAAGTAGTAAATGGTATTTTGTacaaacttttcaaaattgtGTATGTcccattattattgaaaaaatgggTACGAGCATTCGTTATGATAGTATTCTTTGGTTGGATTTGTTCGAGTATTGCCGTTGTCCCACATATCGAAATTGGTCTAGACCAAGAACTTTCTATGCCCGAAGATAGctttgttttgaaatatttcaaa tttttaaatagttatttatcTATTGGACCACCAATGTATTTTGTTGTAAAAGAAGGTTTGAATTATTCCGATAAAAGAGCACAAAATCTTGTATGTGGTGGTCAATATTGTAACAGTGATTCAGTATCTACtcaaatatttatagcatCAAAACAATCAAATAG aacatATATAGCAAAACCTGCATCATCGTGGTTAGATGATTATATCGATTGGTCTCAATTATCAACttgttgtaaatattttatgtcaaATCATTCTTTCTGTCCACATACAG gatCTGCCAAATATTGttctttatgtaatattaccAGAAATGAAATTGGTCGGCCTATACCAACAGATTTTGACCGTTACGTATCATTCTTCTTACAAGACAATCCTGATGATACATGTGCTAAAGCAGGTCATGCTGCTTATGGTCATGGTGTTAATTATGTTACCGATCCTATGACAGGCCTATCGAAAGTCGGAGCTTCTTATTTTATGGCTTATCatactatattaaaaacatctgCCGATTATTATGAATCGATGAGAGCTGCTAGAGCTGTATCGGCAAATATTACAAACatgattgataattatttaaaaagtatcgaTGATAATTCAACGGTTGAAGTGTTTCCATATAGTATATTCTATGTTTTTTATGAGCAGTACTTAACAATGTGGCCTGATACGTTATACAGCATAGGAATATCTTTAATTGCTATTTTCGCAgtaactttctttttaatgggtttagatatattttcctCTGTTGTTGTTGTAATAACTATTACTATGATTGTCGTCAATATCGGCGGTTTAATGTATTGGTGGCATATAACATTAAATGCAGTATCTCTTGTTAATCTCGTTATG gctGTTGGAATTGCTGTAGAATTTTGTAGTCATTTAGTACATTCTTTCTCAGTATCGGTAAAAACAACAAGAGTTGAAAGAGTTGCTGATGCATTAACGAATATGGGAAGCTCAATTTTTAGCGGTATAACTCTTACCAAATTTGGTGGAATTATAGTACTCGGTTTCGCTAAAAGTCAAATTTTTAAg GTATTTTACTTCAGAATGTATCTGGGTATTGTGCTATTTGGAGCTGCACATgggttaatatttttaccagtattattaagttacattg GCGTGATGTCGCGCCGAAGGCGTAGAAGAACCAATGAATATGCCAGCAGGGCCAGAAACAAACGTAAGAGTCAAAAATGTGGACCTGACTCTCCTTTACTCCAAAACGACAACAATCAGTACCCAACCACTTCCTACGCCAGTGTGAACTCCATAGATTCGACACATTATCAAATAACTTTTTAG